The following proteins come from a genomic window of Synechococcus sp. BIOS-E4-1:
- a CDS encoding proline--tRNA ligase: MRVSRLSLVTLRNVPADAEIPSHQLLVRGGYIRRVGPGIYAYLPLMWRVLRKISTIVREELDSLGALETLLPQLQPAEPWERSGRWQGYTAGEGIMFHLEDRQGRRVGLGPTHEEVVTELAGELLRSYKQLPVTLYQIQTKFRDEIRPRFGLMRSREFIMKDAYSFHSDAADLEQTYALMAGAYARIFKRCGLNAVGVDADSGAIGGAASQEFMVMANAGEDLILSTPDGSYAANQEKAVSHPSPAEALPPGEERQFDTPDQTSIEDLCSANGLSPCQTVKVLALLARLDDGREQPLLVSLRGDQELNEVKLTNAVTQRLGSSALEIAPINPEQLRQQGLAPLPFGAIGPHLEDSSLNGARSWEIRFERLADPTALDLERFVCGANCSDQHRWGATWSSMPAQIRADLRNAKAGDRSLHNQEQILEERRGIEVGHIFQLGSKYSDALEARFTDKDGKQSSLLMGCYGIGISRLAQAAVEQHHDDAGICWPVSIAPFQVIVVIANVQDPTQLALGEALYGSLQSKGVEALLDDRSERAGVKFKDADLIGIPWRIVVGREAESGRVELVERSTRSNSTMSDQDALTSVLEAVKGRPLI, encoded by the coding sequence CATCAGACGTGTTGGACCGGGTATTTACGCTTACCTCCCCTTGATGTGGCGCGTGCTGCGCAAGATCAGCACGATCGTTCGTGAGGAGCTTGACAGCCTCGGCGCGCTTGAAACACTGCTGCCACAACTGCAACCCGCCGAACCATGGGAACGCAGCGGTCGATGGCAGGGCTATACCGCCGGCGAGGGCATCATGTTTCACCTGGAGGATCGTCAGGGCCGGCGCGTTGGCCTTGGCCCTACCCATGAGGAAGTCGTCACGGAACTCGCCGGGGAGCTGCTGCGCTCCTACAAGCAGCTGCCGGTGACGCTCTATCAGATTCAGACCAAGTTCCGCGATGAGATCAGGCCCCGTTTCGGGCTGATGCGCAGTCGCGAATTCATCATGAAGGACGCCTACTCCTTCCATTCCGACGCAGCGGATCTGGAGCAGACCTATGCCCTGATGGCCGGGGCCTATGCCCGCATCTTCAAGCGCTGCGGTCTCAATGCTGTTGGTGTTGATGCCGACAGCGGCGCCATCGGAGGAGCCGCTTCCCAGGAATTCATGGTGATGGCGAATGCAGGCGAAGACCTGATCCTCTCCACGCCCGACGGGAGCTATGCCGCCAATCAGGAGAAAGCGGTGTCGCATCCATCCCCAGCGGAGGCTCTGCCGCCAGGCGAGGAACGACAGTTTGATACTCCGGATCAGACCTCAATTGAGGATCTCTGCTCCGCCAACGGCCTCTCTCCTTGTCAGACCGTCAAGGTGCTGGCGCTGCTCGCCCGCCTGGATGATGGTCGAGAACAACCCCTGCTGGTCAGCCTGCGTGGAGACCAGGAACTGAATGAGGTCAAGTTGACCAATGCCGTGACCCAGCGACTGGGATCGTCTGCACTGGAGATTGCACCAATCAACCCCGAGCAGCTCCGGCAGCAGGGTCTTGCGCCCCTGCCCTTCGGCGCCATCGGCCCGCACCTTGAAGACAGCTCATTGAACGGTGCCCGCAGCTGGGAAATCCGTTTTGAACGTCTGGCCGACCCAACCGCCCTCGATCTTGAGCGCTTTGTCTGCGGCGCCAACTGCTCTGACCAGCATCGCTGGGGGGCGACCTGGTCCTCCATGCCCGCACAGATTCGTGCTGATCTCCGCAATGCCAAGGCCGGAGATCGGTCTCTCCACAATCAGGAGCAGATTCTTGAAGAGCGCAGGGGCATCGAAGTGGGGCACATCTTCCAACTGGGAAGCAAATACTCCGACGCGCTCGAGGCACGTTTCACCGACAAAGATGGCAAACAGTCGTCCCTGCTGATGGGTTGCTATGGCATTGGCATTTCCCGCCTCGCCCAAGCGGCAGTGGAACAGCATCACGATGACGCGGGCATCTGCTGGCCCGTGAGCATTGCGCCCTTTCAGGTGATTGTTGTTATTGCCAACGTTCAGGACCCGACACAGCTGGCTCTTGGAGAGGCTCTCTACGGATCGCTGCAATCCAAAGGGGTTGAAGCACTTCTAGATGACCGCAGCGAACGTGCCGGAGTCAAATTCAAGGATGCCGATCTGATTGGAATCCCATGGCGAATCGTTGTGGGTCGCGAAGCGGAGTCCGGACGGGTCGAGCTGGTGGAACGATCCACTCGCTCAAACAGCACCATGTCTGATCAGGACGCGCTGACCTCTGTGCTCGAGGCCGTCAAGGGTCGCCCGCTGATTTAG
- the psb27 gene encoding photosystem II protein Psb27 codes for MRIALQRLSRQLRGFTLALCLGLSLLLTACGDSVSTMTGDYVEDTVAVVHSLQTTLSLPSDAEGLQASEQEAHDLINDYMSRYRPKSRVNGLSSFTTMQTALNSLQGHYNTYTNRPVPEALRTRVEKELSKAEKAALRGT; via the coding sequence ATGCGAATCGCGCTGCAACGCCTCAGCCGCCAACTCAGGGGGTTCACACTGGCCCTGTGCCTGGGTCTCTCTTTGTTGCTCACCGCCTGCGGCGACTCGGTCTCGACCATGACTGGTGACTACGTCGAAGACACAGTGGCAGTCGTTCATTCGCTGCAGACCACGCTTTCACTTCCCTCAGATGCGGAAGGCTTGCAGGCCTCGGAGCAGGAAGCCCACGACCTCATCAATGACTACATGTCGCGGTATCGCCCAAAGTCCAGGGTGAACGGTCTCAGCTCATTCACCACGATGCAGACTGCTCTGAATTCCCTGCAGGGTCATTACAACACCTACACCAATCGGCCTGTGCCGGAAGCACTGCGCACGCGCGTCGAAAAAGAGCTGAGCAAAGCCGAAAAAGCCGCTCTTCGTGGCACCTGA
- a CDS encoding adenylosuccinate synthase, producing MSLANVVVIGAQWGDEGKGKITDLLSRSADVVVRYQGGVNAGHTIVVDDQVLKLHLIPSGILYPDTICLIGSGTVVDPKVMLGELDMLIENGIDIAGLKLSSTAHVTMPYHRLLDQAMEKQRGDRRIGTTGRGIGPTYADKSQRSGIRVIDLLDESRLRDRLEGPLNEKNQLLQTIYNVEPLDAEAVISEYLAYGKRLAPHVVDCTREIHQAARDRKNILFEGAQGTLLDLDHGTYPYVTSSNPVSGGACIGAGVGPTLIDRVIGVAKAYTTRVGEGPFPTELDGSLNDHLCDRGGEFGTTTGRRRRCGWFDGVIGRYAVGVNGLDCLAVTKLDVLDELDELQVCVAYELDGERIEHFPSCAEAFARCQPIFETFPGWQCSTAECRTLEDLPEKAMAYLRFLADLMEVPIAIVSLGAGRDQTIVVEDPIHGPKRALLSA from the coding sequence ATGTCTTTGGCCAATGTTGTCGTCATCGGTGCGCAGTGGGGTGACGAAGGGAAAGGAAAGATCACAGATCTCCTCAGCCGTTCCGCTGATGTAGTCGTTCGCTATCAGGGGGGCGTCAATGCTGGCCACACCATCGTTGTGGACGATCAGGTTCTGAAGCTTCACCTGATCCCCTCTGGAATTCTCTACCCCGACACCATTTGCCTGATCGGCTCAGGAACAGTGGTCGATCCCAAGGTGATGCTCGGCGAACTCGACATGCTGATCGAGAACGGCATCGACATCGCCGGGCTGAAGCTGTCTTCCACAGCGCATGTGACCATGCCCTACCACCGTCTGCTCGACCAGGCGATGGAGAAGCAGCGAGGCGATCGGCGCATCGGCACCACGGGGCGGGGCATCGGTCCGACCTACGCGGACAAATCCCAGAGAAGTGGAATCCGCGTGATCGACCTTCTTGACGAATCGCGTCTGCGCGACCGCCTTGAAGGCCCATTGAATGAGAAGAACCAGCTTCTGCAGACCATCTACAACGTGGAACCGCTCGATGCCGAAGCGGTGATCAGTGAATACCTGGCCTACGGCAAACGACTGGCACCCCATGTCGTGGACTGCACACGGGAGATTCACCAGGCGGCGCGCGATCGCAAAAACATTCTCTTCGAGGGCGCACAGGGAACTCTGCTTGACCTCGACCACGGCACCTATCCCTATGTCACCTCCTCCAACCCTGTCTCAGGCGGAGCCTGCATTGGAGCTGGGGTGGGTCCGACCCTGATCGACCGCGTGATCGGTGTGGCCAAGGCCTACACAACCAGAGTGGGAGAAGGGCCGTTCCCCACCGAACTCGATGGCAGCCTCAACGATCATCTCTGCGACCGAGGTGGCGAGTTCGGCACCACCACCGGCCGGCGCCGGCGCTGTGGCTGGTTCGACGGTGTGATCGGACGCTATGCCGTCGGCGTGAACGGCCTGGATTGCCTGGCCGTCACCAAACTCGATGTGTTGGACGAGCTCGACGAACTTCAGGTTTGTGTGGCCTATGAACTTGATGGGGAAAGGATCGAACATTTCCCTTCCTGTGCCGAGGCGTTCGCCCGCTGTCAGCCGATTTTCGAGACGTTCCCTGGCTGGCAGTGTTCCACCGCTGAATGCCGCACCCTTGAGGATCTTCCCGAAAAAGCCATGGCCTACCTGCGCTTCCTGGCCGATCTGATGGAGGTCCCGATCGCCATCGTGTCACTGGGTGCCGGTCGCGATCAGACCATTGTTGTTGAGGATCCGATCCACGGTCCAAAACGGGCACTGCTCAGCGCCTGA
- a CDS encoding adenosine kinase, producing the protein MADSSRFQPNASLDVVGIGNAIVDVLVQTKDGFLSEHGLQKGGMCLIDEQQAEALYTSSGPGLETSGGSVANTMVGIAQLGGRTGFIGRVRDDQLGSIFSHDIRAVGTRFETPSATTGATTARCLIYVTPDAERTMCTFLGASTQLEPEDLDLSMVKETKVLYLEGYLWDSPAAKRAFIAAAEACRAAGGKVSLSLSDGFCVDRHRESFLELVNGHVDMLFANEVEIKALYQTEDFDTAIEKVRGCCSVTAVTRGSDGSVVLSGDQRWDIGIYGLGELVDTTGAGDLYAGGFLHAFTQGDSLERCGQLGALCAGQIVTQLGARSQVSLPELMKEHLG; encoded by the coding sequence ATGGCCGATTCCTCCCGTTTCCAGCCCAACGCCTCCCTGGATGTGGTGGGAATCGGCAACGCCATTGTTGATGTACTGGTCCAGACCAAGGACGGTTTTCTCAGCGAGCACGGTCTGCAGAAAGGGGGCATGTGCCTCATTGATGAACAGCAGGCGGAAGCTCTCTACACATCCAGTGGTCCTGGACTGGAAACCTCCGGTGGATCCGTGGCCAACACCATGGTCGGCATCGCTCAGCTTGGCGGCCGAACAGGGTTTATCGGTCGGGTGCGTGATGACCAGCTCGGATCGATCTTCAGCCACGACATTCGTGCAGTGGGAACCAGGTTTGAGACACCCTCCGCAACCACCGGCGCCACCACTGCACGCTGTCTCATTTATGTGACTCCCGATGCAGAGCGCACGATGTGCACCTTCCTCGGGGCATCAACACAGCTTGAGCCGGAGGATCTGGACCTCTCCATGGTCAAGGAGACGAAAGTGCTCTATCTGGAGGGCTATCTCTGGGACAGCCCTGCAGCCAAGCGGGCCTTCATCGCTGCAGCGGAGGCTTGCCGTGCTGCAGGAGGGAAAGTCTCTCTCTCCCTCTCCGACGGCTTCTGCGTGGATCGCCACAGGGAAAGCTTTCTCGAACTGGTGAACGGTCATGTCGATATGCTGTTCGCCAATGAAGTGGAGATCAAAGCCCTCTATCAAACCGAAGACTTCGACACCGCAATCGAGAAGGTCCGCGGTTGTTGCTCCGTGACGGCAGTCACCCGCGGAAGCGATGGATCGGTTGTACTCAGCGGAGATCAGCGCTGGGACATCGGCATCTACGGGCTCGGCGAACTGGTTGACACCACCGGTGCCGGTGATCTCTACGCCGGAGGATTTCTGCATGCCTTCACCCAGGGCGATTCACTGGAGCGCTGCGGACAGCTGGGAGCGCTTTGCGCCGGTCAGATCGTCACCCAGCTGGGTGCTCGCTCCCAGGTCTCTCTTCCTGAGCTGATGAAGGAGCATCTGGGCTGA
- the cutA gene encoding divalent-cation tolerance protein CutA yields MSTDLRLVLTTEADQIKAGALAEQLITRRLAACVSLMPVQSCYRWQGEIERSQEVQLLIKTSSQRLEQLLSALEELHSYDTPEILQLVAQAGAAYAAWALDALSPDAPSSAQEERPGSEHPAG; encoded by the coding sequence ATGTCAACGGACCTGAGACTGGTCCTCACCACGGAGGCTGATCAGATCAAGGCGGGAGCCCTCGCTGAGCAGTTGATCACGCGCCGTCTAGCTGCCTGTGTCAGCTTGATGCCAGTGCAGTCCTGCTACCGCTGGCAGGGGGAGATTGAGCGTTCGCAGGAAGTGCAGCTGCTGATCAAGACGAGCTCTCAACGCCTGGAGCAGTTGCTTTCAGCTCTCGAGGAACTGCACAGCTATGACACTCCCGAAATCCTCCAGCTGGTAGCTCAGGCTGGAGCTGCCTATGCGGCATGGGCGCTGGATGCTCTCAGCCCAGATGCTCCTTCATCAGCTCAGGAAGAGAGACCTGGGAGCGAGCACCCAGCTGGGTGA
- a CDS encoding precorrin-6A/cobalt-precorrin-6A reductase codes for MSAILMHRWRNRQNHVLVFAGTGEGPVIAGALLESGHRVSISVVSAAGARSYSAMPLHDLHVGAFPSQDSLEEHLTALGVTFVLDATHPFALQISAQLRMACSILNLPLLRFERPDHDVSDGSVLSTVGDLSDCALSGHRLLLAVGARQLASAAAAARLAGASVHARVLPTPEAIRQAGLAGLFGERLAVLRPGTGYRTGGLEAALCRRWQITDVLCRQSGGAADQLWSDLARRHSIRLWKLKRPNPMPNVDVVHSVSQLCRQLNDHVNGPETGPHHGG; via the coding sequence GTGAGCGCCATCCTGATGCACCGCTGGCGGAATCGCCAGAACCATGTGCTGGTCTTCGCTGGAACCGGTGAGGGACCAGTGATCGCCGGGGCTCTGCTGGAGTCCGGTCACCGCGTCAGTATCAGCGTTGTCAGTGCAGCTGGGGCAAGGTCCTACTCCGCCATGCCCCTGCATGACCTGCATGTGGGAGCTTTCCCCTCTCAGGACTCTCTCGAGGAACACCTGACGGCGCTGGGCGTGACGTTTGTTCTGGATGCGACCCATCCCTTCGCCCTGCAGATCAGTGCTCAACTCCGCATGGCCTGCTCCATCCTGAACCTGCCGCTGCTTCGGTTCGAGCGGCCTGATCACGACGTGTCGGATGGATCAGTGCTCTCAACAGTGGGTGATCTTTCTGACTGTGCTCTTTCGGGCCACCGTCTGCTTCTTGCCGTCGGAGCGCGGCAGCTGGCCTCCGCCGCTGCGGCGGCCAGGCTGGCAGGAGCCTCTGTTCACGCCAGGGTTCTGCCCACGCCTGAAGCCATTCGCCAAGCAGGTCTTGCGGGATTGTTCGGCGAGCGGCTTGCCGTGTTGAGGCCTGGAACCGGTTATCGCACCGGTGGATTGGAAGCTGCGCTGTGTCGCCGCTGGCAGATCACCGATGTGCTCTGTCGTCAGTCGGGTGGAGCTGCGGATCAACTCTGGAGTGATCTGGCTCGCCGCCACTCCATTCGGCTCTGGAAGCTGAAACGACCCAACCCGATGCCCAACGTTGACGTGGTTCATAGCGTGAGCCAGTTGTGTCGACAGCTGAATGACCATGTCAACGGACCTGAGACTGGTCCTCACCACGGAGGCTGA
- a CDS encoding single-stranded DNA-binding protein: MNHCVLEVDVLQAPTLRYTQDNQTPIAEMEVGFDALRPDDPRGQLKVVGWGNLAQDLQNRVQVGQRLLIEGRLRMNTVPRQDGTKEKRAEFTLARLHPVTGGAGSTAQAQPAAAAPAKRSEAAPAPAPAKEPAAQWNTAPLVPDTDDIPF; this comes from the coding sequence ATGAATCACTGCGTACTCGAGGTGGATGTTCTACAGGCTCCCACCCTGCGATACACCCAAGACAACCAGACACCAATCGCTGAAATGGAGGTTGGTTTTGATGCGTTGCGTCCCGATGACCCCAGAGGCCAACTCAAGGTGGTGGGATGGGGCAACCTCGCCCAGGACCTGCAGAATCGCGTGCAGGTGGGCCAGCGTCTGCTGATCGAAGGCAGGCTGCGGATGAACACGGTGCCACGTCAGGACGGCACCAAGGAAAAACGCGCTGAATTTACACTCGCCCGGCTCCACCCTGTGACTGGTGGAGCCGGTTCCACGGCTCAGGCCCAGCCCGCAGCGGCCGCTCCTGCCAAACGATCTGAAGCGGCTCCTGCTCCTGCTCCTGCAAAAGAGCCCGCAGCGCAGTGGAACACCGCGCCGCTGGTTCCAGACACGGACGACATCCCCTTCTGA
- a CDS encoding DUF2854 domain-containing protein: MNDLLSPGSLVTIAGGVLTVVGSVAYGTGAANLSLPTIFYGIPILLGGLALKSSELPPAKRVTPRAQLKTEREAATPELGKLLSDVTRWRYGQKAHLESSLESLKLWDEDNPPQLLEVEEIIRSGHYGLRLRFACEAVPLQIWQERRDRLSRFFAKGLEATITPLNGDRLDLILLPVGVSASDQQGDSGEQANG; this comes from the coding sequence ATGAACGATCTGCTCTCGCCAGGAAGCCTGGTCACCATCGCCGGCGGTGTGCTCACCGTGGTTGGTTCTGTGGCCTACGGCACCGGCGCTGCCAACTTGAGCCTGCCGACAATTTTTTACGGCATTCCGATCCTGCTTGGGGGACTGGCCCTGAAATCGTCGGAGCTGCCACCGGCCAAGCGTGTAACGCCCAGAGCACAACTCAAGACAGAACGTGAGGCTGCCACTCCTGAGCTGGGAAAACTTCTTAGCGATGTCACACGTTGGCGTTATGGCCAGAAAGCGCATCTGGAAAGTTCTCTGGAATCGCTCAAGCTGTGGGATGAAGACAACCCTCCTCAGCTGCTCGAGGTCGAGGAGATCATTCGTAGCGGTCACTACGGACTGCGGCTGCGTTTCGCCTGTGAGGCCGTTCCCCTGCAGATCTGGCAGGAGCGAAGAGACCGATTAAGCCGTTTTTTTGCCAAAGGCCTCGAGGCAACAATCACCCCTCTCAACGGAGACCGCCTGGATCTGATTCTCCTGCCAGTGGGCGTTTCGGCATCGGATCAGCAAGGTGACTCCGGAGAACAAGCGAATGGATGA
- the argB gene encoding acetylglutamate kinase: MDDALRVSVLSEALPYIQRFAGRRIVVKYGGAAMAHAELQTAVFRDLALLCSVGVQPVVVHGGGPEINHWLKRLAIAPEFRDGLRVTDHETMDVVEMVLVGRVNKQIVNGLNRLGAKAVGLSGSDGSLVEARSWGDGSHGMVGDVAKVNPDVLEALLERGYLPVISSVAANPDGVAHNINADTVAGEVAASLEAEKLILLTDTPGILRDREDPGSLIRQLKLSEARQLIQEGVVAGGMTPKTECCIRALAQGVAAAHIVDGRVAHALLLEVFTDAGIGTMVVGRS; this comes from the coding sequence ATGGATGATGCCCTCAGGGTCTCTGTTCTGAGTGAGGCTCTTCCTTACATTCAGCGCTTCGCAGGCCGCAGGATCGTGGTCAAGTACGGCGGTGCGGCCATGGCCCATGCCGAGCTGCAAACAGCCGTGTTCAGAGATCTGGCGTTGCTCTGCAGTGTCGGAGTCCAGCCTGTTGTTGTGCACGGCGGGGGGCCAGAGATCAATCACTGGTTGAAGCGACTGGCCATCGCACCTGAATTCAGGGATGGGCTGCGAGTGACTGACCACGAAACAATGGACGTGGTGGAAATGGTTCTAGTTGGTCGAGTCAACAAACAGATCGTGAACGGACTCAACCGACTTGGCGCCAAAGCGGTCGGCCTGAGCGGCAGTGACGGCAGCCTGGTGGAAGCGCGCTCCTGGGGGGATGGCAGCCACGGGATGGTCGGCGATGTGGCCAAAGTCAATCCCGACGTGCTCGAAGCACTGCTTGAGCGTGGTTATTTGCCCGTGATCTCCAGCGTGGCCGCTAACCCCGACGGAGTGGCCCACAACATCAACGCCGACACCGTGGCCGGTGAAGTAGCCGCCTCCCTGGAAGCCGAGAAGCTGATTTTGTTGACGGACACACCAGGAATCCTGCGCGACCGCGAGGATCCGGGATCGCTGATCCGTCAGCTGAAGCTTTCAGAAGCCAGACAACTGATTCAGGAGGGTGTGGTTGCAGGGGGCATGACACCCAAGACCGAATGTTGCATCAGAGCTCTCGCCCAGGGAGTTGCCGCTGCCCACATCGTGGATGGACGCGTCGCCCATGCCCTGCTGCTGGAAGTGTTCACCGATGCCGGCATCGGCACCATGGTGGTGGGACGCAGCTGA
- a CDS encoding DUF3153 domain-containing protein → MSTGLAAAERALERGDYGLCLRLLEPLADANPITEPEGAAIRMVMVTAWMGQGEERKAISTCRLLTRCKDPDLRNRARQLLSVLEAPSLERPARWSMQLPTLDMAPRVGKGTLTSRRRRGPPPPPPPPTGPTQAPSAGFAVLVLAVLIGLTLLLSGCVRVTAELDLAGPDRLAMSWRINSLSGHSLPWQQNFAKALRSEGLNWRVHQDRTGSLNLISPTLGAGQAATLMRRSVELAGRSAGVTLPTPDLAIVERNWLVGMQQQLNLRLDLSPLAEFPAGDLQISITPIQDLQQVSSSPMKGRLEGNVLLWTLDSGSVNQLQIQRWQWSPLGLGSVLIVPLLLLSFLLQSMRVRLGFGYPQLPS, encoded by the coding sequence ATGAGCACAGGGCTTGCAGCAGCCGAGCGGGCACTTGAACGCGGTGATTACGGCCTGTGTCTGCGCCTGCTGGAGCCTCTCGCCGACGCGAACCCGATCACTGAACCCGAGGGAGCTGCCATCCGGATGGTGATGGTGACGGCCTGGATGGGACAGGGGGAGGAACGCAAGGCGATCTCCACCTGTCGTCTGCTCACACGTTGCAAGGATCCTGATCTGCGCAACCGGGCTCGTCAGTTGCTGAGTGTTCTCGAAGCGCCAAGCCTTGAGCGTCCGGCACGCTGGTCGATGCAGCTACCGACACTGGACATGGCTCCCCGCGTGGGGAAAGGGACTCTCACCAGCCGGCGAAGACGTGGCCCACCTCCACCGCCTCCACCGCCAACGGGACCAACGCAGGCACCATCAGCAGGTTTTGCCGTGCTGGTGCTGGCGGTACTGATCGGACTGACTCTGTTGCTCAGCGGCTGCGTACGCGTCACGGCCGAGCTTGATCTGGCGGGTCCGGATCGCCTGGCGATGAGCTGGCGAATCAACAGCCTCAGTGGCCACAGTCTTCCCTGGCAGCAGAACTTTGCGAAGGCGCTGCGTTCGGAAGGCCTCAACTGGAGGGTGCATCAGGACAGGACAGGCTCCCTCAACCTGATCAGCCCCACCCTGGGGGCAGGTCAGGCCGCCACGCTGATGCGCAGAAGTGTGGAGCTGGCTGGACGCAGCGCTGGCGTGACCCTCCCCACCCCGGATCTGGCGATTGTGGAGAGAAACTGGTTGGTGGGGATGCAGCAGCAACTGAACCTGCGCCTCGACCTCTCTCCACTCGCCGAGTTTCCCGCCGGCGATTTGCAGATCAGCATCACCCCAATTCAGGATCTTCAGCAGGTCAGCAGCAGTCCTATGAAGGGTCGGTTGGAAGGGAATGTTCTGCTCTGGACCCTTGACAGCGGCAGCGTCAACCAACTGCAGATCCAGCGATGGCAGTGGAGTCCTCTCGGGCTGGGCAGTGTGCTGATCGTTCCGCTGCTGCTGCTGAGTTTTCTGCTCCAGTCCATGCGGGTTCGACTCGGATTTGGCTATCCCCAGCTGCCGTCCTGA